The Rhodobacter sp. genome segment AGTTGCGGCGACCCGACCGGGCGCTGCGCTTGCGGGGCGGGTGCGCATGGCGTATAGGCACGGCTGACTTCAGCCGCCCGCGCCTTGCCGCGGGCCCTTCGGGGAATCACCTGACATGGCGAGACGCACCAAGGTTTACGAGGGCAAGGCCAAGATCCTCTACGAGGGCCCGGAACCGGGAACCTTCATCCAGTATTTCAAGGACGACACCAGCGCCGGCGACGGCGCCAAGAAGGCCCAGATCGAGGGCAAGGGCGTGCTGAACAACCGGCTGTCCGAATATTTCATGACCGGGCTGAACGACATCGGCGTGCCGACGCATTTCATCCGCCGCATCAACATGCGCGAGCAGTTGATCCGCGCGGTCGAGATCATCCCGCTCGAGGTCGTCGTGCGCAACATTGCCGCCGGGTCGATCTCGAAGCGGCTGGGGATCGAAGAGGGCACGCCCCTGCCCCGCCCGATCGTCGAATTCTACTACAAGAACGACGCGCTGCACGACCCGCTGGTCAGCGAGGAACATATCCTGGCGTTCGGCTGGGCCACGCATCAGGACCTCGACGACATCGTCGCGCTGGCGCTCAGGGTGAACGACTTCCTGTCGGGCGTCATGATGGGCGTCGGCATCAAGCTGGTGGATTTCAAGATCGAGATCGGCCGCATCTATGACGGCGATTTCATGCGCCTGGTTGTCGCCGACGAGATCAGCCCCGACAGCTGCCGGCTGTGGGACGCCAAGACCGGCCAGAAACTGGACAAGGACGTCTTCCGCCGCGACCTGGGCAACCTGTCCGAAGCCTATACCGAGGTGGCCCGCCGGCTGGGCGTGATGCCCGCCTCGGCCGCCACGCCGATGACCAAGCCGAAACTGATGAACTGAGAGGCCCTGCGATGAAAGCGCGCGTGCATGTCATGCTGAAAACCGGCGTCCTGGACCCGCAGGGCGAGGCCGTGCGCCACGCGCTGGCGGCGCTGGGCTTTGACGGGGTCGAGGCCGTGCGCCAGGGCAAGGTGATCGAGCTGGACCTGGCCGAAACCGACCGCGCGGCGGCCGAAACGGCGGTCAGGGCGATGTGCGAGAAGCTGCTCGCCAACACCGTGATCGAACGCTACGAGGTCGAGCTGGTCTGAGGCTGGCACGAACGCGCGACGAAAAAAGGGGGGCGCTGCCCCCCTCTTTGCTGCGCAAATTCACCCCCCGGGATATTTCCGGCACAAAGAAGGGGGCCGGTCCGCCGCCCCCCCGGGGACCCTGGGTCAGATCACCGCCGTCGGGTCCGCAAAGCCTTGTGGCAGGATCAGGTTGTGGCGGCCCAGGGCCTTGACGTCGCGCTCGCCGCACAGCGCCATGGTCATGTCCAGTTCCTTGCGCAGGACTTGCAGCGCCGTGGTCACGCCCTGCTCGCCCATCGCGCCCAGCCCATAGATGAAGGCGCGGCCAATATAGGTGGATTTCGCGCCCATGGCGACGGCCTTGAGGATGTCCTGTCCGCTGCGGATGCCGCTGTCCAGGTGCACCTCGGTCGTGTCGCCGACCGCGTCCAGGATCGACGGCAACATGCGGATCGAGGACATCGCCCCGTCCAGCTGCCGGCCGCCGTGATTCGACACCACGATGGCGTCGGCCCCCAGCTTCTGCGCCATGACCGCGTCCTCGGGGTCGTTGATGCCCTTGAGGATGAACTTGCCGCCCCACATGTCGCGCAGCTTCTCGATCTTGGACCAGTCGAGTTGCGGGTCGAACTGCTCTGCCGTCCATTGCATCAGCGAGGCGGGGTCGCCGACACCCTTGGCATGGCCCACGATATTGCCGAAGAAGCGCCGTTTGGTGCCCAGCATCCCCATGCCCCAGCGCCATTTCGTGGCCAGGTTGACCATCGTCGGCAGCGTCAGCTTGGGTGGGGCGCTGAGCCCGTTCTTCAGGTCCTTGTGTCGCTGGCCCAGCAGTTGCAGATCCAGCGTCAGCACCAGCGCCGAACAGCCCGCATCCTTGGCGCGCTGGATGATGTTGCGAACGAAATCCTCGTCCTTCATCACATAGAGCTGGAACCAGAAGGGTTTGCTGGTGGCCTGCGCCACGTCCTCGAT includes the following:
- a CDS encoding phosphoribosylaminoimidazolesuccinocarboxamide synthase, with amino-acid sequence MARRTKVYEGKAKILYEGPEPGTFIQYFKDDTSAGDGAKKAQIEGKGVLNNRLSEYFMTGLNDIGVPTHFIRRINMREQLIRAVEIIPLEVVVRNIAAGSISKRLGIEEGTPLPRPIVEFYYKNDALHDPLVSEEHILAFGWATHQDLDDIVALALRVNDFLSGVMMGVGIKLVDFKIEIGRIYDGDFMRLVVADEISPDSCRLWDAKTGQKLDKDVFRRDLGNLSEAYTEVARRLGVMPASAATPMTKPKLMN
- the purS gene encoding phosphoribosylformylglycinamidine synthase subunit PurS; this translates as MKARVHVMLKTGVLDPQGEAVRHALAALGFDGVEAVRQGKVIELDLAETDRAAAETAVRAMCEKLLANTVIERYEVELV
- a CDS encoding alpha-hydroxy-acid oxidizing protein, producing the protein MPVITTVEDLHRLYRRRAPRMFYDYCESGSWTEQTFRENKSDFQKIHLRQRVAVDMSNRSTRTEMIGQDVAMPVALAPVGMTGMQHADGEILAARAAEAFGVPFTLSTMSICSIEDVAQATSKPFWFQLYVMKDEDFVRNIIQRAKDAGCSALVLTLDLQLLGQRHKDLKNGLSAPPKLTLPTMVNLATKWRWGMGMLGTKRRFFGNIVGHAKGVGDPASLMQWTAEQFDPQLDWSKIEKLRDMWGGKFILKGINDPEDAVMAQKLGADAIVVSNHGGRQLDGAMSSIRMLPSILDAVGDTTEVHLDSGIRSGQDILKAVAMGAKSTYIGRAFIYGLGAMGEQGVTTALQVLRKELDMTMALCGERDVKALGRHNLILPQGFADPTAVI